The Phragmites australis chromosome 15, lpPhrAust1.1, whole genome shotgun sequence genome window below encodes:
- the LOC133893435 gene encoding aspartic proteinase nepenthesin-1-like, with translation MSSTSQMASVAVLLLAACATMASGAAGVRVGLTRIHAEPSVTASQFVRDALRRDMYRQHARFGRELAASSDGTVSAPTRKDLPNGGEYLMMLAIGTPPLAYPAIADTGSDLIWTQCAPCGKRCFKQPAPLYNPSSSTTFGVLPCNSSLSMCAALAGATPPLGCACMYNQTYGTGWTAGVQSTETFTFGSAAADQTRVPHIAFGCSNASSDDWNGSAGLVGLGRGILSLVSQLGAGRFSYCLTPFQDTNSTSTLLLGPSAALNGTGVRSTPFVASPTKAPMSTYYYLNLTGISIGTTALSIPPNAFSLKADGTGGLIIDSGTTITSLVDTAYQKVRAAVKSLVTLPTTDGSDATGLDLCFALTSQTSAPPAMPSMTLHFDGADMVLPADSYMISGSGLWCLAMRNQTDGAMSTLGNYQQQNMHILYDVRKESLSFAPAKCSTL, from the coding sequence ATGTCATCGACTTCACAAATGGCGTCAGTCGCCGTCCTCCTTCTCGCCGCTTGCGCAACAatggcctcgggtgccgccggcGTCCGTGTCGGGCTCACGCGCATCCACGCCGAACCCAGCGTCACCGCGTCCCAGTTCGTGCGCGACGCCCTGCGCCGCGACATGTACCGGCAGCATGCCCGGTTCGGCAGGGAGCTCGCGGCGTCCTCGGACGGCACGGTGTCCGCGCCGACCAGGAAGGACCTGCCCAACGGCGGGGAGTACCTCATGATGCTGGCGATTGGGACGCCGCCGCTGGCGTACCCGGCCATCGCCGACACGGGCAGCGACCTCATCTGGACGCAGTGCGCGCCCTGCGGCAAGCGGTGCTTCAAGCAGCCGGCGCCGCTGTACAACCCGTCGAGCTCCACCACGTTCGGCGTGCTCCCGTGCAACAGCTCGCTGAGCATGTGCGCGGCGCTGGCCGGGGCGACCCCGCCGCTGGGGTGCGCGTGCATGTACAACCAGACGTACGGCACCGGGTGGACGGCGGGCGTCCAGAGTACGGAGACATTCACGTTCGGCTCGGCGGCGGCCGACCAGACCCGCGTTCCCCACATCGCCTTTGGGTGCAGCAACGCGAGCAGTGATGACTGGAACGGCTCGGCCGGCCTCGTCGGGCTGGGCAGGGGAATCTTGTCTCTCGTCTCGCAGCTCGGCGCGGGCAGGTTCTCCTACTGCCTCACGCCGTTCCAAGACACCAACAGCACGAGCACGCTCCTCCTCGGCCCGTCGGCGGCGCTCAACGGCACTGGCGTCCGCTCCACGCCGTTCGTCGCCAGCCCGACCAAGGCGCCAATGAGCACGTACTACTACCTCAACCTGACGGGCATATCCATAGGCACGACAGCTCTGTCCATCCCACCCAACGCGTTCTCCCTGAAAGCCGACGGCACCGGCGGGCTCATCATCGACTCCGGCACGACCATCACGTCGCTGGTCGACACGGCTTACCAGAAGGTCCGAGCCGCAGTCAAGTCCCTAGTGACCCTTCCGACGACCGACGGGTCGGACGCAACGGGGCTCGACCTGTGCTTTGCGCTGACGTCCCAAACGTCGGCGCCACCGGCCATGCCAAGCATGACGCTCCACTTCGACGGAGCGGACATGGTGCTGCCAGCGGACAGCTACATGATCTCGGGCTCCGGCCTGTGGTGCCTGGCGATGCGGAATCAGACCGACGGCGCGATGAGCACGCTCGGTAACTACCAGCAGCAGAACATGCACATCCTCTACGATGTCCGGAAGGAGTCGCTGTCGTTTGCTCCGGCCAAGTGCAGCACGCTCTGA
- the LOC133893492 gene encoding aspartic proteinase nepenthesin-1-like, whose protein sequence is MIKLLSLSLPVFLSPYIRALMASKRTLLLCLLLLSLCLSVSTISSRGVRLVLTHVDTRADLTGVERVRRAADRSHRRVNGLLAAVAPSTAKTLRSDSGTSATAAVHASTATYLVDLAIGTPPLPLTAVLDTGSDLIWTQCDAPCRRCFPQPTPLYAPARSGTYANVSCGSKLCEALPRSSRCSAQEPRCGYDYSYGDGSSTDGVLATEVFTLGSGTTVHALAFGCGTDNLGGTDNSSGLVGMGRGPLSLVSQLGVTKFSYCFTPFNDTTTASPLFLGSLASLSSMAMSTPFVPNPTGARRSSYYYLSLEGITVDDTLLPIDPTVFQLTASGRGGLIIDSGTTFTALEERAFVVLARAVASRVALPLASGGHLGLSLCFAAPEGRGPEAVHVPRLVFHFDGADMELPRGSIVVEDRRAGVACLGMMSARGMSVLGSMQQQHMHVLYDLERSVLSFEPANCGEL, encoded by the coding sequence ATGATCAAACTCCTCTCACTTTCTCTTCCAGTCTTCCTCTCTCCTTACATCCGAGCTCTAATGGCCTCCAAGAGAACACTTCTCCTCTGCCTGCTCCTCTTGTCGCTGTGTCTCTCTGTCTCCACCATCTCGAGCCGTGGAGTTCGCCTCGTGCTGACGCATGTCGACACCCGCGCCGACCTCACGGGGGTTGAGCGCGTCCGCCGCGCCGCTGACCGGAGCCACCGCCGTGTGAACGGCCTCCTCGCCGCGGTCGCGCCCTCCACAGCGAAGACGCTGCGGAGCGACAGTGGTACGTCAGCCACGGCGGCCGTGCACGCGAGCACGGCGACGTACCTCGTCGACCTTGCCATCGGCacgccgccgctcccgctcaCGGCGGTACTCGACACGGGCAGCGACCTCATCTGGACGCAGTGCGACGCGCCGTGCCGGCGGTGCTTCCCGCAGCCCACGCCGCTGTACGCGCCGGCCAGGTCCGGGACCTACGCCAACGTGTCGTGTGGCTCCAAGCTCTGTGAGGCGCTCCCGAGGTCCTCCCGCTGCTCTGCCCAGGAGCCGCGCTGCGGATACGACTACTCCTACGGCGACGGCAGCTCCACCGACGGCGTCCTCGCCACGGAGGTGTTCACGTTGGGTTCGGGAACAACCGTCCACGCCCTCGCCTTCGGATGTGGCACCGACAACCTCGGCGGCACTGACAACTCCTCTGGCCTGGTCGGGATGGGGCGGGGGCCGCTGTCTCTGGTGTCTCAGCTCGGCGTCACCAAGTTCTCCTACTGCTTCACGCCCTTCAACGACACGACGACCGCCAGCCCCCTCTTCCTAGGCTCGCTGGCGAGCCTCTCGTCCATGGCCATGTCCACGCCATTCGTGCCGAACCCCACGGGCGCGCGGAGGAGCTCCTACTACTACCTCTCACTGGAAGGGATCACCGTCGACGACACCCTGCTGCCGATCGACCCGACCGTGTTCCAGCTGACCGCGTCGGGCCGTGGCGGGCTCATCATCGACTCCGGCACGACGTTCACGGCGCTGGAGGAGCGCGCATTCGTGGTGCTAGCCCGCGCTGTTGCGTCACGGGTGGCGCTGCCACTCGCCAGCGGCGGGCACCTGGGCCTTAGCCTCTGCTTCGCGGCGCCCGAGGGGCGGGGACCCGAGGCGGTGCACGTGCCCCGCCTGGTGTTCCACTTCGACGGTGCTGACATGGAGCTGCCGCGGGGGAGCATCGTAGTGGAGGACCGGCGCGCCGGTGTGGCGTGCCTCGGGATGATGAGCGCGCGGGGCATGTCCGTGCTCGGCagcatgcagcagcagcataTGCACGTCCTGTACGACCTCGAGAGGAGCGTCTTGTCCTTCGAGCCCGCCAACTGCGGCGAGCTCTAG
- the LOC133893451 gene encoding pre-rRNA-processing protein ESF1-like, translated as MAPPASSDEPARHKKAKKSKFDKEKKKHKKKNQENPTTDAAQVKRRKHKDGRDEKQQQHSKKYKKERKPEGKASEGEEVEGGRAEKMKRAMEDERFAAARTDPRFRPMRRKEAKVALDSRFSSMMTDPRFASSAAPVDKRGKRRKKGARDNPMLHYYLTQDEEEEGKEKGKEKEKFVEQKDEEDVEEDEEQEEEESSSSDDDEDEDVDDDEYSVGSDIAHYLMGRHDDTPMIDKETHRLAVVNMDWDHIKAVDLYMVMTSCIPKGGRVLSVSIYPSEFGLKCLEIESTQGPAALVDANVDDNDDDNDEDNDEDEDNSDYDDDDDENVDSDKENNKLRAYELNRLRYYYAVVVCDSSATANHLYTTLDGTEFLKTANVFDLQFISDSMEFKHPARDVATEAPPSYKEPDFETRALQHSRVKLTWDDDEPERKKVLRRKFTDDQLDDLDMYLASDDSASDEAGVDNSDDDSLPNGGCKQKLTKEEMLALLLQGDKSDEEQTDGQDMEITFNTELEDLSKRILERKSNEEKTVWEKHQEKMKEKRKARKRGLKDDDDYNSEDEPDEDDDFFAEEQSDEETKPIKSKKQKAKIKDKAKGKGKDKPLEEYMEQEATKEELELLVAGDQDTANGAKGYNLKRKKSKKGKKGKEVSAEDNLPDIDLSKDERFSAMFTSHLFALDPTDPQYKRSAPFMRKQAGKQGGHAGNADREPPVEGSSMEGKLPPDDAAATKNDDQKSDGASTEKLQILSAVKSLKRNLGAFKNASTGDR; from the exons ATGGCGCCGCCGGCCAGCTCCGACGAGCCCGCGCGCCACAAGAAGGCCAAGAAATCTAAGTTCgataaggaaaagaagaagcacaagaagaagaaccaagagaatCCCACCACCGACGCCGCCCAGGTCAAGAGGAGGAAGCACAAGGACGGGCGGGATGAGAAGCAGCAACAGCACAGCAAGAAGTACAAGAAGGAGAGGAAGCCCGAGGGCAAGGCATCGGaaggggaggaggtggagggagggagggcCGAGAAGATGAAGCGGGCGATGGAGGACGAGCGGTTCGCGGCGGCGCGGACGGATCCGAGGTTCCGGCCGATGCGGCGGAAGGAGGCCAAGGTGGCGCTGGACTCGAGGTTCAGCAGCATGATGACGGACCCGAGGTTCGCCTCGTCGGCGGCGCCGGTGGACAAGCGCGGCAAGCGACGAAAGAAGGGCGCCAGGGACAACCCCATGCTGCACTACTATCTCACCCaagatgaggaagaggagggtaaagagaagggaaaggagaaagaGAAGTTTGTTGAACAAAAGGATGAAGAGGACgtggaagaagatgaggagcaggaggaggaagagagctCCAGTAGcgatgacgacgaggatgaAGACGTGGATGACGATGAG TACTCTGTCGGCAGTGACATTGCTCATTACTTAATGGGCCGGCACGATGATACGCCTATGATTGACAAGGAAACTCACAGGCTTGCTGTTGTTAATATGGATTGGGATCATATCAAG GCAGTTGACCTGTATATGGTGATGACATCTTGCATCCCAAAAGGTGGGCGGGTTTTATCAGTCTCAATCTATCCATCAGAATTTGGACTGAAGTGCCTGGAAATTGAATCAACTCAGGGCCCAGCTGCTCTTGTTGATGCCAAtgttgatgataatgatgatgacaATGACGAGGACAATGACGAAGACGAAGACAACAGCGATtatgacgacgatgatgatgaaaatGTTGACTCCGACAAAGAGAACAACAAGCTGCGTGCTTATGAGTTAAACAGACTGAG GTATTACTATGCAGTGGTGGTGTGTGATTCTAGTGCAACTGCAAATCACCTGTACACGACTCTTGATGGTACCGAGTTCTTGAAAACAGCAAATGTCTTTGATTTGCAGTTTATTTCCGATTCTATGGAGTTCAAACATCCTGCTCGAGATGTTGCTACAGAG GCACCTCCGAGTTACAAGGAGCCTGATTTCGAGACTCGTGCTTTGCAACATAGCAGAGTTAAGCTCACCTGGGACGATGATGAACCAGAGCGTAAGAAGGTCTTGAGGCGAAAGTTCACTGATGATCAG TTAGATGATCTTGACATGTATTTAGCAAGTGATGACAGTGCGTCAGATGAGGCCGGTGTAGACAATTCTGATGATGACTCTCTACCAAACGGGGGATGCAAACAAAAGCTAACAAAAGAGGAGATGCTGGCTCTTCTACTGCAAGGTGACAAATCTGATGAGGAACAAACTGATGGCCAGGATATGGAGATTACATTCAACACAGAGCTTGAGGATCTCAGTAAACGTATCCTAGAGAGAAAGAGCAATGAGGAGAAGACTGTCTGGGAGAAGCACCAAGAGAAaatgaaagagaaaagaaaagctagGAAGAGGGGGTTAAAGGATGATGATGACTATAACAGCGAAGATGAGCCTGACGAGGATGATGATTTTTTCGCCGAGGAGCAGTCTGATGAAGAAACTAAGCCAatcaaaagcaagaaacaaAAGGCAAAGATCAAAGATAAAGCAAAGgggaaaggaaaggacaaaccCCTAGAGGAATATATGGAGcaagaagcaaccaaagaagagttggagctcTTGGTTGCTGGTGACCAGGATACTGCCAATGGTGCAAAGGGTTATAACTTGAAGCGCAAAAAGAGTAAAAAGGGCAAGAAGGGTAAAGAGGTATCTGCCGAGGACAACCTCCCTGATATTGATCTTAGCAAGGATGAGAGGTTCTCAGCAATGTTCACGTCTCATTTGTTCGCGTTGGATCCTACCGATCCCCAGTACAAGAG GAGTGCGCCCTTCATGCGAAAGCAAGCTGGGAAGCAGGGGGGACATGCAGGCAATGCAGACAGGGAACCTCCTGTGGAGGGATCGTCTATGGAAGGTAAATTGCCACCTGATGATGCAGCAGCTACTAAGAACGATGATCAGAAATCTGATGGGGCATCCACAGAGAAGCTGCAGATATTATCTGCGGTCAAGTCTCTCAAGAGGAACCTTGGTGCATTCAAAAACGCAAGTACAGGTGATCGATAG